Below is a genomic region from Candidatus Methylacidiphilales bacterium.
AGCCTTTTGGGTTACGGGCAGGAGGCGCATTCTGCTGTTGAGGCATCTTCCGAATATAGGCTAATTCCATACCAAAAAACACAAGAATCTTTCCAAAATCTCCATTTTCAGACTAGATCTTTGAGGTAATTTTAACATATGAACACAAGCCTGACCCTTTCTTCGCATGGGTATGAATTGGATCTGAGCGACGCCGCTTTCGGCGAATTACGCCGCTCCGATGATGTGTTGACCGATGAAAAATCTCTTCGTGAACGAATGATCGAAGACGGGTATCTCTATCTGCCGGGTTTTTTTGAGAGGGAGGACGTCTTGAAAGTCCGGGCAGAACTTTGTTCACAGCTTGAACTCGCGGGCCGACTGGACCCCGATTTCCCAGTGATCGAAGCCGTACCGTGCCCGCCGGACAAGACGCCCGCCTTTCCCCAAAATGCCCAGGGTTTCCCGGTCAACCGCAAGCACCCGACTTTTGAGCGTTTTCTTTTCGGGACGAGTATCCTCGATTTTTACCGGCGATTTTTCGGAGGCGAAGTCCGGCATTACGACCACACTTGGTTTCGTGCCGTCAATCCGGGCCGTGGCACTCCGCCACACTGTGATCTCGTTTACATGGGACGCGGCACCCACGAAGTCCGCACGGCCTGGATCCCCTACGGCGACACATCACTGGAACTGGGCGGCCTGATTGTGCTCGAAGGCTCACACCGTCAAAGTGAACGGCTGAAAAATTATCTCGCGCAGGATGTGGACACGTATTGCGAGAATCGTCCGGGCGGTTACAAATTCAAACCGGGAATGTTGACGAAGAATCCCGTCACGCTCCGGGAGAAAATGGGCGGACGCTGGCTCACGACGGAGTTCAAGGCGGGTGATCTCCTGACGTTTGGCATGAAACTCGTCCACGCCTCGCTCGACAACCAAAGCAACTGCATCCGCCTTTCCACCGACACCCGCTACCAGTTGGCGACACAGGAAATTGATCCGCGCTGGGTCGGCCCCGACACCGTGGAGTACGCCGCGAAAAACCGCATCGGATTGGTATGTTAAATTAATGATAACATCCGAAAATCCC
It encodes:
- a CDS encoding phytanoyl-CoA dioxygenase family protein; this translates as MNTSLTLSSHGYELDLSDAAFGELRRSDDVLTDEKSLRERMIEDGYLYLPGFFEREDVLKVRAELCSQLELAGRLDPDFPVIEAVPCPPDKTPAFPQNAQGFPVNRKHPTFERFLFGTSILDFYRRFFGGEVRHYDHTWFRAVNPGRGTPPHCDLVYMGRGTHEVRTAWIPYGDTSLELGGLIVLEGSHRQSERLKNYLAQDVDTYCENRPGGYKFKPGMLTKNPVTLREKMGGRWLTTEFKAGDLLTFGMKLVHASLDNQSNCIRLSTDTRYQLATQEIDPRWVGPDTVEYAAKNRIGLVC